Genomic segment of Burkholderia pyrrocinia:
GCGGGGATGGAAGTCAGCTATCCGAAGACGACGTGACGCGCGACGCGTCGCGGCTGACGGAAGCCGGGATCGACGCTCAGCGCTGCGGCGTGCGGACTTTCCCGTCGACCTTCAATATGCGCCTGTCGCGCGCGGCCTCGTATTCGACCGTCTGCGCGGGCGTGACGGCGCCGTACGACCGGCCGTTCACATAGACGGTGCCGTCCCGCAGTTCGACCCGGTCGCCGTCGACCGTCGCGGTGGCCCGTTCGCCCTGCAGCACCGCGCCCGAGCAGCCGGCGGTCGAAAAGCTGCGGACCGACGTGCCCGGCATCGTGGCGTTCCCGCCCCGGTCCGCCGCATGCGCCGCGCTGCACGGCAGCGCATCCATGCTGCCGGCAGCGTGGAGCGATCCGGCGCCGATGCCGGATCCGGCAAGCAACGCAATCGTCATCGGCAACAGCTTGTTCATGGTGGTCTCCGTGGTCCGCAGACCTGGATCGACAACGACGCATCCCGTCCTGTCGACGGCCCGCGGTGCGCAACCGGATCGACGATCGGTCGACACCCCTGCCCGCAGGTCGACTCGATATGCCAAGTATGCGTCCACGTAACCGCACTCCGCCACCCGCGCCGCGACCATTCACCGCCAAAAACTGCCGGCTCGTTCGGGCCCCTTGAGCGGCTTCAACGCCGGCCGCCCGAAGGCGACTCAGGGGCCACCGCTTCGCCGAAAATCCGCCTTGATGAAGTTGCGACCCGCAACTATTATTGATTGCGACACGCAACCTTTTCGGGCAGACACCATGGATCTCATCGACGCTCCCGCCAAGCCTCGCGACGCGACCATCCTCGAACTTCGCGACTTCTCCCGCAAACTGGTTCGCGAGCTCGGCTTCATGCGCGCGACGCTGGCCGACAGCGACTGGGCGCCTTCGGCCGTTCACGCGATCCTCGAGATCGGGATGGCGCCCGGCATCAACGCCAAGGATCTCGGCAATATCCTGCGCCTCGACAAATCGAACACGAGCCGGCAACTCGCCCGGCTCGAGGCCGCCGGTATCGTGGAGCGCCGCGTGTCGAGCGAGGATGCGCGCGCGACCGAGCTGACCCTCACCGCCGAAGGGAAAAAGCTCCGGAAAAGAATCGACCAGTTCGCGACGGACCAGGTGTCGAATGCGCTGCGTCGCATGATTCCGGCCGACCAGCAGGCGCTGCTGCGCTCGCTCGCGCTGTATGCCGATGCGCTCGCGCAAGACAACGCCGCCATGGCGCCCGCCGCGGCACCCGACGCGCCGCAGATTCGCGAAGGCTACCAACCGGGCTGCATCGGCGACATCACGAGCCTTCACGCGCGCTTCTATGCGGAGCACTGGGGATTCGGCGTCTTTTTCGAACAGCGCGTGGCGACCGAGCTTGCCGAGTTCGCGGGCGCGCTGCCGGCCGACGGCAAGGCGCTTTGGCTCTGCCAGGAAGACGGACGCACGCTCGCGTCGCTCGCGATCGACGGCGACCCGGCAACCGACGTCGCGCATCTGCGATGGTTCATCGTGAACGACGCGTTGCGCGGGGCGGGCATCGGGCGCCAACTCATGACGCAAGCCATGCGCTTCGTCGATGAGCGGCGGTTTCGCGAAACCTGCCTGTGGACGTTCAAGGGCCTCGATTCGGCGCGCCATCTGTATGAGTCGTTCGGCTTTACGCTGACCAGCGAGTCCGCGGGCACGCATTGGGGAACCGAGGTGGTCGAGCAGCGTTTCAGCCGGCCTGGGCCAGGGTGCTGATTTTCAACGGCGGTTTGCGCTCAGGCTACGCTTGAGCACCTGATCGGACACCTCCCACCAGCATGTCGCGCTCGACTACGGCTGCAACGACCGCGATCGTGTCGCCGATCTTTACGAGTCCGGGAAAATGCCGTGCTGCCACGACCCCATCCCGCCCGGCCCGGTACTCCACCGGCGGAACGCCGGTCCGACCCATGTGATAAATGCGAGCCAGGATCTCACCGCACGCAACCGTATCGCCGAGGTCGCGGCACATCTCCAGCAGGCCGTCGTGCTCGCTGGTCGTGTAGCAGGATCCGTCCGGCATATTGAGGAGGATTGAGCGGCCCCCAGTAAACAGTGCCATCATGTGAGCGAGTTTTCGGCGGACTTTTCGATAGAATGGAGCCGTACTCTTCAATGAGCAGGGTGCAAGTCATGCCGATCTGCACCCTTGCCATAGCATGGCATCGGTCGTCGTTCGTCGAAGCCCATAGAAATTTGAACGCTCTGTATCATTGCCCCGCTTCCAATCGCAACTCGAGTTGGCTCGTCACCGACGTCACGCCGGATACCTGGCGAGCCGCGTCCACGGCGACTTTCTCTTGCGACTCGTCCGTTATCAATCCGGTCAGTGTAACTTCGCCCGTCTTTGCCTTGGCAAATACAGTGATTTCCGCGCCGCCGATACCACGCGCCCTAAAAATTGCCTGACGGATCGTCTTTGCGAACGCGCGGTTCGCTGCGCGCTCGGCCTTCTTTGCTGCGTGAGGCGACATTGCCGATTGAGTCGTTTGCGGGGCTGGCGTATCGGATTGCGCATCGCACATAGCAGATGAAAGCGCAACGAACCCTGCAACAACGATCATGAAACGCGTCTTCATTATCTTCTCCTCGACGAAAGCGAAACGGAAACTGCAGATTGGTGAACGCCGGAGTGCTGCGTTCGGTATTGCGCTTGAATGGTTCCCTCGAAATCCGGCCGACAGGCATCACTGCCTTGCACTGGAATCGAATCCAGTCCCCTCTCGTCAGCGCCTAGTGCAAGTGAAAACGTCATACTCAAATGATCAAGAAACGTCCTGATCTTCGCGTCCACGAGCTGCCTCGACACATACATTGCGTAAACGCCAAGCATCCTCTGGTGATATTCCGGCAAAACCCTGACAAGTCGGCCGCTTCGAAGATCATCGATGACCGCATGGATTGCCAATGGTCCGATATCGCGGACGATGCTCAGCAACCAGGCACGTGCATCAACACCCTGAAACCCATCGATAAACCTGAATGCCTTGACATACGCTTCCTGAACAACGTCCTGTGCATCCTGGTCGTTGTGGGTCAACCATCTGGCGCCACCGTATGCGGAATTCATATGAGGCATTACCAAGCTTTCAAAACGCCTTACATTAGTCTGTTCATTCATGTTGAACTCGAATTGTCAAAGCATCACGAGCCGTTCCCGACCGTTAGATGACCATCGGTGCACGCCTTTTATTCCGCACTACCGGTTGTGCACTGCGCGCTTTGGTATCCCCACATACAACGTCAAGCCACGAGCTTCCTCGAGCGTCCCCTGGTATGCCGGTCTGGATCGACTACACGATCGCGCCGGGGATACAAGCTGCCATTCGCATCGCCTTTCCTACCCTTATGAGGATTCCTTTTTGTATGGCAACAGGAATCCCAGTACAGGCTACGATTCCTGAACGCCGCCGAGTTATACAGCTATGCCACGTGCTCTGCGGCGACACTGCATCCTCCCTACTGCCGCCTGCCTCCGACCGTGTGCACTCTCTCACGACCGGTTCGCCGCAGTGACGCGCCTTACGCGCTCTGACTCCGTGGCAGGTACTTACGCGCAGTCGTGACGACCAAGCATCTGGAGACCAACAACCTACCGGTGTACATGCGTCGTTCGAGCATCATCTTCAGAACCCGAAGTTCTCGTGATCGCCGGCGTAGACTCCGGCACGGAGCGCACCACCGCGTCCGCAGCAGTTCAGCTGCATTCTGCGCACGAAATTGGTGCCACAAGCGTTCTTCTTTTTATACGTACGCGCCGACACTTTGAATCGAACTGATCAGAGGACGTCACTTCGCTGACGTTGAACGTCGCCTCCATGCCATGCGGCTGGGATGAATGTGTGGCTGAGGATGGAGCGACCAATGCCGTTGATCTGCTCCAGCAACTTGCCAGACGACCCGATCGCTAACTGCTTCATGTTTACCTGCGTCCTTGGCAACTTTGGGAATAAGAGGCACCCGCTCCCGGTATACCGTGGTGTGAGCACGCCAATCACGACTACGGCGTTTCTGGCCCCTCACATTGAAGTGAACAGAGAAAAGAGAAGCCGGGTAATTTTTCCGGGCGCTTCATGATACGAACCCACAACTCTCACAAATTTAAATCGGAGTCCAAAATGAACAAACGAACTATGATTCTCGCCGCAGCAGCGGGTATTTCGATCAATGCCCAGGCTCAGGAAAAGACCCGATCGCAGGTACGGCAGGAGTTGATTGAAGCCGAACGCAATGGTCTGAATTTCGTGAGCGACACGTCGTACCCCGACGTTGCGCCGATCTTTGAACAGCAAGTCGCGCGGCTCAAGCAGCAAAACAGCGACAGTGGAATGGGTGCCGCAACAACAGGCACAAGCAATGCCGGCCGGATCAAACGGGAGACACCCCCGTCATATCTGTCAGCCTGCGTTGGACCTGTCAGCTTCTGCACTATTTATTCCGGATCCTGAGCCACGCGGCAACGTTCTTCACCAGTTCCCCGGCAAACCGGGTCCCTTGTTGGAAGGAGTCAAGATCATGAAAAAGCTCGCCTTGCTGGCGTTGACGCTCAGCGCGCTCGTCAGCTCTTCAGTGACTTTTGCGCAGTCCGCGTCCGCTCCACTCACCCGAGCGCAGGTACGTGCCGACCTCATCAGGATCGAACAGGCTGGATACAATCCGTCGGCTAACGACGACACAACCTATCCCGCAGATATTCAAGCTGCGGAGGCGAAAGTGGCCGCTCAGGACGCTGAGCAGCAAGCCGCCACCCCCCAGCAGCAAAAAAGCGACAGTGGCATGGGCGCCGAAATGAACGGCGCAAGCGATTCCGGCCACATCAAACAAAAGATGACTCCCCCAGATCCGTCGACCTGTGTCGGACCTGCTAGCTTCTGCCATGTTTATTTCGGCTCGTGAACCACACGCCACCGAGCCTCGTCGGAAGTAGTTTCATACGCACCCTGTGCCAACCTCTCGTGTGCCGTGTCAGCTTGCCGGGCATGGCACGACGAGGAAAATTCGCCGAAGTGCAAGCTCGTGGTCATTGCAGATGACCATGATCTTTCATTTGCCGTGCACACGTTTTCTGCTGTACCCAGATGAAGTTGCCGTTGTCGACGCTACCGTTGGCCTACTCTGGAACCATACGAAACTGGGCAACATGGCGAGTGTCTTCTCGTATCTTCTACAGGAATTCTTAGGTCCGTATCGCTGATCGACTGCCTTTCATTCGAGCATCATAGATGCATGCCTGACAGCCGGTCGAATCCAGGAATATCTGAACCCAACCGACAGTCCTGCAAACAAGACCGCACGAAAAAAAGGGGCGAATAAGGGGAGAATAGGACATCAGCGGCATAGCCCGAGCATCGGGAATGTCAGTTATCCTCGACGGCAGGATCGGCCAAGAGGAATACCAGAGCGTTTGCGGTTCATTATCGGTGTTGCAGCGATTTTCTGAGGCAGTATGTCACTCCAAGGCGAGCTCGAAAGGTAATCCGGAGTGTGTACGATAGTCCATCTGCCACGCATGAGAAAAGCTGTGCAATGCTCACAGTCTGGTAGGGCGGTTCTCGCCACTCGGAAGCTGCCGTACTACGTATGCGACAAGCAGGACGTTGGGGCAAGACGTTGGATGCATGACTAGACACGCGCCGCCGCAACCTCGGGCTGTCCCCGAATTGACACTCAACGAATTGCACCTGATCGAGAGGGTTAAAAGCGGAATATGTCGCGCTTTCCCAGTTTTCATAGATTGCGGCCGACGGGGGTGCGATCAGTTCGGCTCGCCAGCGGATTGGTACTGTTTACCTATGTCGGGACGCATCTCCTGAATCACTCGCTGGGCAACATCTCACTTGCGTGGCTGGAGCGTGGTCTGCTCGTGCAGAAGTTCATCTGGCAGGGATGGCTTGGAACGGGTGTGCTGTACAGCGCACTGGCGACACATTTCTTCCTGGGTCTGTGGGCTCTGTATGAGCGGCGCTCTGTGCACTGGAATCGGGGTGAGGCAGCGCAACTCGTCCTCGGATTGTGCATTCCGCCGTTGCTGGCAAACCATCTCGCCAATACGCGGGTCGCATTTGCCGCGTTCGGCCTGAACAAGGGATACGCGCAATTGTTGTACTCGTTCTGGATCACTTCGCCGTTCTTCGGCCAGGTGCAACTGATGCTGCTGGTGGTTGCCTGGTCGCATGGGTGTTGTGGTGTCTGGTATTGGTTGCGGTTGAAGCCGTGGTTTGGGGCGTGGCGGAGCGTGCTACTGAGCGTCGCCGTACTGCTCCCGGTACTCGCCCTGCTAGGCTTCCTGCAAGGCGGACGCGAAGTGATCGCACTCGCTCAGAATCCCGTCTGGCGCGCAGCAGCGACCCGATCGACGATTGTCGGGACAGGATTGCAAAATCTCTGGCTCGCCGATCTGCGCAGCGACTTTTTGCTTTTCGATGGCGGTGCGCTGCTATTGGTATTTGGAGCGCGGCTGCTGCGCACAGTCCGGGAGCGCCAGCGCGGACGACTCTGCATCTTGTATCCGGACGGGCGCAAGGTATTCACGCCGCTCGGATTTTCGGTGCTGGAAGCCAGTCGGATGGCCGGCATTCCCCATGCCAGCACATGCGGTGGCCGTGCCCGATGCACATTGTGCAGAGTACGTGTGCTCAGCGATCTGCCGCTGCCCACGCCATCCGAGGCGGAGCGGCGCGTCCTGGAGCGACTGGGAGCTGACTCGCAGACAGTGCGGCTCGCTTGCCAGCTACGGCCAATCCACGATCTCTCAGTGTGGCCCCTCGTCCCGCCGGCCGCGTCCACGGCCTTCCTCCCGCGGCGTCAGCAGGACGTCACGCCGCAAGAGCGATTCGCGGCGTTCATGTTCGTGGACATGCGGGGCTCCACACAGCTTGCTGCGGCACAACTACCGTTCGACAGCATATTCGTAGTCAGCCGCTTCCTGAGCGCTGTCTGTGCCGCGGTGGTCCAGGCGGGTGGGATGCCAAATCAGTTCATGGGGGA
This window contains:
- a CDS encoding sugar ABC transporter ATPase, translating into MNKLLPMTIALLAGSGIGAGSLHAAGSMDALPCSAAHAADRGGNATMPGTSVRSFSTAGCSGAVLQGERATATVDGDRVELRDGTVYVNGRSYGAVTPAQTVEYEAARDRRILKVDGKVRTPQR
- a CDS encoding bifunctional helix-turn-helix transcriptional regulator/GNAT family N-acetyltransferase; the protein is MDLIDAPAKPRDATILELRDFSRKLVRELGFMRATLADSDWAPSAVHAILEIGMAPGINAKDLGNILRLDKSNTSRQLARLEAAGIVERRVSSEDARATELTLTAEGKKLRKRIDQFATDQVSNALRRMIPADQQALLRSLALYADALAQDNAAMAPAAAPDAPQIREGYQPGCIGDITSLHARFYAEHWGFGVFFEQRVATELAEFAGALPADGKALWLCQEDGRTLASLAIDGDPATDVAHLRWFIVNDALRGAGIGRQLMTQAMRFVDERRFRETCLWTFKGLDSARHLYESFGFTLTSESAGTHWGTEVVEQRFSRPGPGC
- a CDS encoding BON domain-containing protein encodes the protein MKTRFMIVVAGFVALSSAMCDAQSDTPAPQTTQSAMSPHAAKKAERAANRAFAKTIRQAIFRARGIGGAEITVFAKAKTGEVTLTGLITDESQEKVAVDAARQVSGVTSVTSQLELRLEAGQ
- a CDS encoding sigma factor, whose product is MNEQTNVRRFESLVMPHMNSAYGGARWLTHNDQDAQDVVQEAYVKAFRFIDGFQGVDARAWLLSIVRDIGPLAIHAVIDDLRSGRLVRVLPEYHQRMLGVYAMYVSRQLVDAKIRTFLDHLSMTFSLALGADERGLDSIPVQGSDACRPDFEGTIQAQYRTQHSGVHQSAVSVSLSSRRR
- a CDS encoding DUF4148 domain-containing protein, whose amino-acid sequence is MNKRTMILAAAAGISINAQAQEKTRSQVRQELIEAERNGLNFVSDTSYPDVAPIFEQQVARLKQQNSDSGMGAATTGTSNAGRIKRETPPSYLSACVGPVSFCTIYSGS
- a CDS encoding DUF4148 domain-containing protein — protein: MKKLALLALTLSALVSSSVTFAQSASAPLTRAQVRADLIRIEQAGYNPSANDDTTYPADIQAAEAKVAAQDAEQQAATPQQQKSDSGMGAEMNGASDSGHIKQKMTPPDPSTCVGPASFCHVYFGS
- a CDS encoding adenylate/guanylate cyclase domain-containing protein, which codes for MVLFTYVGTHLLNHSLGNISLAWLERGLLVQKFIWQGWLGTGVLYSALATHFFLGLWALYERRSVHWNRGEAAQLVLGLCIPPLLANHLANTRVAFAAFGLNKGYAQLLYSFWITSPFFGQVQLMLLVVAWSHGCCGVWYWLRLKPWFGAWRSVLLSVAVLLPVLALLGFLQGGREVIALAQNPVWRAAATRSTIVGTGLQNLWLADLRSDFLLFDGGALLLVFGARLLRTVRERQRGRLCILYPDGRKVFTPLGFSVLEASRMAGIPHASTCGGRARCTLCRVRVLSDLPLPTPSEAERRVLERLGADSQTVRLACQLRPIHDLSVWPLVPPAASTAFLPRRQQDVTPQERFAAFMFVDMRGSTQLAAAQLPFDSIFVVSRFLSAVCAAVVQAGGMPNQFMGDAVLAIFGLHCEPAIACRQALRAVPLVAANIDQLSAVLEQQLQTPIRFGIGLHCGKAVMGEIGFREHATFTAIGDPLNVASRLEELTKELGCDAIVSEQVFQHAGVSAADLPRLDAQLKGRDDPVPVRVLSKASQMSQA